The genomic stretch CGCCGGGTAGACCGACCGGGCGTAGGCCTCGAGATCGCGGTAATGCGCCCGGGTGTCGGTCACCTGCCCGGTGCCATGCGCCGCGCCGGTGACGATGACGAGGTCGCCGTCGCCGGCGGGCTGTGATCGCCACGAGTGAACGGGGTCGCTCGCGTTGATGAAGATCCCGTCCGGGAACGGCTCGTCGATCCGGATGCCGAGTGCGTAAGACCGCGACGGCTGCATCCGGGCGTAGTATGCACCGGGACGGTCGTAGATGGGGTAGTGGGTCGCGAGAACCGCGTGACCGGAGTGGAGCGTGCCCCGGTCTGTCTTCACCGCGACGCCGTCCGCCCGCTCCTCGATGCCTACGGCTCTCGTCATCTCAAAGACGTAACTCCCCTCCCCCGGGAGGTGTCCGGCGAGGAGCAGGAGGTAGTTACGCGGGTGAAACTGCGCCTGGCCTTCGAGGACCACCGCCCCATGACTTTCTCCCGGCAGCGGGACATCCTCCGTGAACGCCGCAGGAAGCCCGAGGTGCCGTGCCGCGTCAACCTCGGCCATGACCTTCTCGCGGGACTCCTCCGACTCCGCGTAGGTGTAGGCGGGTTTCCGCTCGAAACTGCACGGGATGTCGTACTCCCGGACGAGGGACGCGACCGTCTCGACCCCCGCCCGGTTCGCAGCGGCATACTGCCGGGCCTTCACGCTCCCGAGCCGGTCGATCAGATCGGCGTAGATAAGGCGGTGGAGCACCGTGACCTTCGCCGTCGTATGACCGGTGGCGCCCGTGACGATCCGGTAGGCGTCGATGAGGGCGACGGTCAGCCCCGCCTTCTTCAGCAGAAACGCCGTGGTAATGCCTGCAATCCCGCCGCCGATCACCGTGACGTCCACGCGCCCGTCCCCGTCGAGCGGCGGAAACCCCGTCTCCGGCGAGGTGGCCATCCAGTACGACTCCGCCCTTCCCGGCAGACTCGCGTCCCGTTCCGGTGCCTCTTCCATGCTTCTTCCTCTCTTCGCTGGTGGGTGCCGCGGCACCTATATATCGTTATGCAGGACCGTCATCTACCGGAACCCACCGGTATGCATAAGAGCGAACGCTTCGATGCAGGGGCGATTGGGATGAGCGTGATTCACACCATCGGGGACTACGAACAGTACGTCGGAAAAGAGGTCGTACGCCGCATCGAGGCGAAGGCACGGCCGCTCCACGACATGCACGTCCTGCACATGAACTCCACCTACTACGGCGGGGGAGTCTCCCAGATCCTCTCATCCCTGACGCTCCTGACAAACAGCCTCGGCATAGAGACCGGGTGGCGCGTCGTCCACGGCCCCCCGGACTTCTTCAGCGTGACAAAGAAGTTTCATAACGCCCTCCAGGGGGCAGAGATCAACCTCTCCGGCCGGAAGAAGGAGATCTACGAGGACGTCATCCACGAGAACGCCGTGAGGAACCATATCGACCACGACATGGTCTTCGTCCACGACCCGCAGCCGCTCCCGCTGATCACCCATTACCGGAAGAAATGCCCCTGGGTGTGGCGCTGCCACCTCGACCTCACCGCGCCGAACCGGGAGGTCTGGAACTACCTGGTCCCGTTCATTGAGAAGTACGACGCCGTTGTCCTCTCCTGCGGAGAGTACCGGCAGGACCTCACGAGACCGCAGGTCTTCTTCACGCCCGGGATCGACCCCTTCTCCATCGTGAACAAGGAACTCTCCGGGAGCGCCATCGACGAGCGCCTCGATCACTACGGCATCCCGACCGATCTCCCTCTCGTCGTCCAGATATCCCGGTTCGATCGCTGGAAGGACCCCCTGGGCGTCATCCGGGCGTTCCAGAAAGCCCGGAAGGAGGAGGAGTGCACCCTGGTTCTCGTCGGGAACGTCGCGACCGACGACCCGGAAGGTGCGGAGGTCTACCGGTCGCTTCTTGCCCACAGGAACGAACGGATCATCGTCAAAAGCGTCCAGGACGGTGCGCTCGTGAACGCGCTCCAGCGGCGGGCGGCGGTCGTCCTGCAGAAGTCCCTCCGGGAGGGGTTCGGGCTGACGGTATCGGAGGCGATGTGGAAGGGCGCGGCGGTGATCGGCGGGAACGTCGGCGGCATCCGCCAGCAGATAGAGGACGGGAAGAGCGGGTTCCTGGTCTCATCCGTCGACGAGGCGGCGGAGAGGATCGTCCGGCTGCTCCGAGACCCCGATCTCCGCGACCGGCTCGGGAACGCGGCGCGCGAGAGGGTGCGGGAGCGCTTCCTCTTCACTCGCACCGTCGAGCAGTACCTCGACCTGATCGCCGCGTTCGAGCCGGAGTTTCGGTTGAGGAAGGATGTGGGGTTGTCGTGCGGGTGAGCGGTGGGCGGTGGGGGTTACAAAGGTCTCTGTGTATGGCAGAGACAGGGGAGGGGGCAGGCCCCCTCCCCGTCGGCCCCTCCCCAATGGCGATATCCCCACGGTCCACTGCATGGGGAGACGCTAGAGATGGATGGAGTCCTGGGGGGAAGCCGGGACACGGATTTCCATCGCCTATCGCCACGCACTGCCCCCGCCCTGGGGGCGGGGGAGGAGCGCGGAGCGCGGGCGGGGTGGGGCTTGTAGGTCAGTTTACAGGTGGGGACAGGGGAGGGGGGCACGCCCCCCTCCCCGCGAGCCGCCATCCCCAGTCGCGATATGCGACTGGCCGAAGGGCAGGAACACGAGCACCGAGGGTGCGCAGCCACCACGGTCCACTATACCGGGCTTGTTTCTCGCTTCGGCTGTTTAGTCTGTCGCACAGCGAAGGGCCATCGCCCTTCTTGAGCTCCTGCCCTCCCATCCGTCACAACCCACACCTGCCGGCGCTCATGCCCGGGCCTCCCCGTCCGCCGCGCCCGGCCGGAATCACGAGTAATCCCCACAATCCGTCAGAGCCCCCTGCGTGAAAATCCGAGCCTTTTTCTGCATGCGGAGACGACCACTGATCCGTGAGTCCAATGGATATCCAGGTAATCGGTGTTCGGGATCTTCCCCTGATCCAGCGAGGAGACGATCTTCCCGCCCTGATCTGTGAAAAGGTCGCGTTCGAGGACGGGGACATCCTCACCGTCGCCTCGTCCGTCTACTCGAAGGCCAAGGGTTTCACCCGCGAACTCGCCGCCATCACCCCCGGCGCGGAAGCCGTGCGGATCGCGGCAAAGACGAAGGAAGACCCGCGCTTCGTACAGGCGGTGCTGGACTCGTCCACCGACATCCTGCTCGAATACCCGTTCATCCTCTCCGAACTGCCGTCCGGCCACATCGGCGTCCGGGCGGGCGTCGACCACAGCAACGTCGAAGACGGCCGGCTGATCATCCTCCCGCCCGACCCCATGGGCGCCGCCGCCGAGGTCCGGGACGCTATCCGCCGCATCACCGGAAAGGACGTCCGGGTGATCGTCACCGACACCTGCGGGCGGGCGTTCCGGCGCGGCCAGACCGGCATCGCCATCGGCTGGGCGGGTATGACGGCCATCGACGACTACCGGGGCGACACCGATCTCTTCGGCCACGTCCTCGAGATCACCGAAGAAGCGGTCGTCGACGAGATCGCGGCCTTCGCGAACTTCGTCATGGGCGAGAGCCACCAGGGTGTGCCTGCGGTGGTCTTCCGGAACTGCCGGGCGTGGAACGGGCACGACAGCGTCTACTTCACGCCCAGGGAAGACATCATCAGGATTGCCTTGAAGGAGAACAAAAAGGATTAGAAGAGGGCATTGAGAACAAAGACTGCCACTCCGGTCACGGCGGTTATCACAACAACGGCTATCGGGCTGATATGGATGGCCCGGTGATCGTCGCTGTCGTAGTAATTGACCAGGCCGGCAGAGGATACCAGTCTTCCGCCAGATTTCTTCGCCATACTGAAATATTCTCCTTTGCAATATATAAAACAGAGGATCGACCATGCAGGAAGTCTCACCCTACGTCGTCACCGGCCGTGCGCTCCTCGGCGAAGACCTCCGGGAAGAAGACGTCACCATCACCGTCTCAGGGGGGGTCGTCACCTCGATAGAGCCCGCGTCCCGGACGCCCGATAGGTGGATCGTGCCCGCCTTCTTCAACGCCCACACGCACCTCGGCGACACCGTCGCGATGGATCTCCCCGCCCGGGGCAGCCTCGCCGACCTCGTCAAACCTCCGAACGGCTTGAAGCACAGGATCC from Methanoculleus chikugoensis encodes the following:
- a CDS encoding preprotein translocase subunit Sec61beta, with the protein product MAKKSGGRLVSSAGLVNYYDSDDHRAIHISPIAVVVITAVTGVAVFVLNALF
- a CDS encoding glycosyltransferase; amino-acid sequence: MHKSERFDAGAIGMSVIHTIGDYEQYVGKEVVRRIEAKARPLHDMHVLHMNSTYYGGGVSQILSSLTLLTNSLGIETGWRVVHGPPDFFSVTKKFHNALQGAEINLSGRKKEIYEDVIHENAVRNHIDHDMVFVHDPQPLPLITHYRKKCPWVWRCHLDLTAPNREVWNYLVPFIEKYDAVVLSCGEYRQDLTRPQVFFTPGIDPFSIVNKELSGSAIDERLDHYGIPTDLPLVVQISRFDRWKDPLGVIRAFQKARKEEECTLVLVGNVATDDPEGAEVYRSLLAHRNERIIVKSVQDGALVNALQRRAAVVLQKSLREGFGLTVSEAMWKGAAVIGGNVGGIRQQIEDGKSGFLVSSVDEAAERIVRLLRDPDLRDRLGNAARERVRERFLFTRTVEQYLDLIAAFEPEFRLRKDVGLSCG
- a CDS encoding coenzyme F420-0:L-glutamate ligase translates to MDIQVIGVRDLPLIQRGDDLPALICEKVAFEDGDILTVASSVYSKAKGFTRELAAITPGAEAVRIAAKTKEDPRFVQAVLDSSTDILLEYPFILSELPSGHIGVRAGVDHSNVEDGRLIILPPDPMGAAAEVRDAIRRITGKDVRVIVTDTCGRAFRRGQTGIAIGWAGMTAIDDYRGDTDLFGHVLEITEEAVVDEIAAFANFVMGESHQGVPAVVFRNCRAWNGHDSVYFTPREDIIRIALKENKKD
- a CDS encoding FAD-dependent oxidoreductase, whose product is MEEAPERDASLPGRAESYWMATSPETGFPPLDGDGRVDVTVIGGGIAGITTAFLLKKAGLTVALIDAYRIVTGATGHTTAKVTVLHRLIYADLIDRLGSVKARQYAAANRAGVETVASLVREYDIPCSFERKPAYTYAESEESREKVMAEVDAARHLGLPAAFTEDVPLPGESHGAVVLEGQAQFHPRNYLLLLAGHLPGEGSYVFEMTRAVGIEERADGVAVKTDRGTLHSGHAVLATHYPIYDRPGAYYARMQPSRSYALGIRIDEPFPDGIFINASDPVHSWRSQPAGDGDLVIVTGAAHGTGQVTDTRAHYRDLEAYARSVYPARSVDYHWSAQDYITADRVPYIGRLAGGHDRVFVATGFGKWGMAAGTAAGMILTDLIRGRTNPWAEVFDPSRFRERPEFPDRVQKRLEAAGGAIEVGAAGFDREVAAIPPGEGKVVEAGGQNVAVFRDERGGIRTLDPTCMHMGCTVAWNNAEKSWDCPCHGSRYAADGRVIESPTVRNLRRKEVVRR